Proteins found in one Tsukamurella paurometabola DSM 20162 genomic segment:
- a CDS encoding DUF305 domain-containing protein yields MTISRTRMATALTAFAAATSILSACSSADQGATAARSTPDGGHGGHAASSAASSAAVTAAFNDTDVTFATMMYPHHAQAVDMANMVDGKNASTDVVGLAAEIKGAQQPEMDAFTRLLASWGKPAPSATMAHAMDGMMTPDQMQRLNTLRGAEFDREWLTMMIEHHRGAIAMADTELASGVNEEARRIASAIKAGQQAEIGRMQKLLG; encoded by the coding sequence ATGACCATCTCTCGTACCCGTATGGCCACAGCCCTGACCGCATTCGCCGCGGCAACATCGATCCTGTCGGCCTGTTCGTCGGCAGATCAGGGGGCTACGGCCGCCCGATCCACTCCCGACGGCGGACACGGCGGCCACGCGGCGTCCTCGGCCGCTTCCTCCGCCGCGGTCACAGCGGCGTTCAACGACACCGACGTGACCTTCGCGACCATGATGTACCCGCACCACGCCCAGGCCGTGGACATGGCGAACATGGTCGACGGTAAGAACGCGAGTACCGACGTCGTCGGTCTCGCCGCCGAGATCAAAGGCGCCCAGCAACCCGAAATGGACGCGTTCACGCGCCTACTCGCGTCGTGGGGCAAGCCCGCCCCTTCAGCGACGATGGCACATGCGATGGACGGCATGATGACGCCCGACCAGATGCAACGCCTGAATACATTGCGTGGCGCTGAGTTCGATCGGGAATGGCTGACGATGATGATCGAGCACCATCGCGGCGCGATCGCCATGGCCGATACCGAACTCGCATCCGGGGTCAATGAGGAGGCTCGCCGGATCGCCTCCGCGATCAAGGCGGGACAACAGGCCGAAATCGGCCGGATGCAGAAGCTGCTCGGCTGA
- a CDS encoding FadR/GntR family transcriptional regulator has translation MQPVRRQTLIAQVTEQLRAEIAGGRWPVGSRIPTETELRELTGTARNTVREAVQALVHAGMLERRQGSGTYVLSACASSALGDYFSAARDTDLLELREALDVTAAGLAALRRDEDDIIELRRLLARRNELWSPERVAAGSEEEAVRADLAMHRGIVAASHNTVYLEFYDSLVPVLQEQLEEFPVGAATSYESGHITLVEAVIAGDAQGARDAAQHLLNEVRLRRR, from the coding sequence ATGCAGCCCGTACGACGACAGACCTTGATCGCGCAGGTCACCGAGCAACTCCGCGCCGAGATCGCAGGTGGCCGTTGGCCTGTGGGCAGCCGGATCCCCACCGAGACCGAGCTGCGCGAGCTCACCGGTACCGCGCGCAACACCGTCCGTGAGGCCGTGCAGGCGCTCGTCCATGCCGGAATGCTGGAGCGCCGCCAGGGGTCGGGAACCTACGTGCTGTCGGCATGCGCCTCCTCGGCGCTGGGCGACTACTTCTCCGCAGCACGCGACACCGACCTTCTGGAACTGCGCGAGGCGCTCGACGTGACCGCCGCGGGCCTCGCCGCGCTCCGCCGCGACGAGGACGACATCATCGAGCTTCGCCGCCTGCTCGCTCGCCGCAACGAATTGTGGTCGCCGGAGCGGGTGGCCGCGGGCAGTGAGGAGGAGGCGGTGCGGGCCGACCTCGCCATGCACCGCGGCATCGTCGCCGCCAGTCACAACACCGTTTACCTCGAGTTCTACGACTCCCTCGTGCCGGTTCTGCAGGAGCAGCTGGAGGAGTTCCCCGTCGGTGCCGCAACCTCGTACGAATCGGGTCACATCACGCTCGTCGAGGCGGTGATCGCCGGCGACGCCCAGGGTGCGCGGGATGCGGCGCAGCATCTGCTCAACGAGGTTCGGCTGCGTCGCCGCTGA
- a CDS encoding CynX/NimT family MFS transporter gives MTSTATDPETSEGSTVVRSMMQGRALVLVAILLFALTLRAAVTSLTPLLTEISHEVGFGATVIGVFGMLPTAMFAAAGIVTPILTGRFGLERTTLMAVAATAIGVAVRATMSGTGGLLAFSCLALLGMGIGNVVIPPLVKRYFSERVAFLSTAYLTCVQLGTMVPALTAVPVADALGWRFSLGMWAIIPIAAFLPWLGIVLARRGHDVADVSAEEIAEPKGQVWRSPLAWGAAAMFGMTSLCTYSMFTWIPTILSDSGGSAALGGNMVALFSGVGFVATLVIPGICVRMRNPFPLVLVFLMFFVIGFLGLLLAPMTNTWLWVIAAGLGPTTFPMALTLVNLRTRTGAGSAALSGFMQGVGYLAACAGPLGFGLLHEMTGGWTAPFMMLFVCLVILGVGAYQACRPRMLEDTWN, from the coding sequence ATGACCAGCACCGCGACCGATCCGGAGACGTCGGAGGGCAGTACCGTCGTGCGATCGATGATGCAGGGCCGCGCACTGGTCCTTGTGGCGATCCTGCTGTTCGCCTTGACGCTGCGCGCCGCCGTGACCTCGCTGACGCCGCTGCTCACTGAGATCAGTCACGAGGTCGGTTTCGGCGCCACGGTGATCGGCGTCTTCGGCATGCTTCCGACCGCGATGTTCGCCGCCGCGGGCATCGTGACCCCGATACTGACCGGCCGGTTCGGCCTCGAACGCACCACCCTGATGGCGGTGGCCGCCACGGCGATCGGCGTGGCGGTGCGCGCGACCATGTCCGGCACCGGAGGTCTGCTGGCCTTCTCGTGCCTGGCGCTGCTCGGCATGGGCATCGGAAACGTGGTGATCCCGCCGTTGGTCAAGCGCTACTTCTCGGAGCGCGTCGCGTTCCTCAGCACGGCGTACCTCACGTGCGTCCAATTGGGCACGATGGTGCCCGCACTGACCGCGGTCCCGGTGGCCGACGCCCTGGGTTGGCGCTTCTCGCTCGGCATGTGGGCGATCATCCCGATCGCCGCCTTCCTTCCGTGGCTCGGCATCGTCCTGGCCCGCCGTGGCCACGACGTCGCCGATGTCTCCGCGGAGGAGATCGCCGAGCCCAAGGGCCAGGTGTGGCGCTCTCCGCTCGCGTGGGGCGCGGCCGCCATGTTCGGCATGACCTCGCTGTGCACGTACTCGATGTTCACCTGGATCCCGACGATCCTCTCGGACTCGGGTGGCAGTGCAGCCCTGGGCGGCAATATGGTCGCCCTCTTCTCCGGCGTCGGCTTCGTGGCCACCTTGGTGATCCCGGGAATCTGCGTGCGGATGCGTAACCCGTTCCCGCTGGTCCTGGTCTTCCTGATGTTCTTCGTGATCGGTTTCCTCGGCCTGCTGCTCGCGCCGATGACCAACACCTGGTTGTGGGTGATCGCGGCCGGCCTCGGACCGACCACATTCCCGATGGCGCTCACCCTCGTCAACCTGCGCACCCGTACCGGCGCCGGGTCGGCCGCCCTGTCGGGTTTCATGCAGGGAGTGGGCTACCTCGCCGCATGCGCCGGCCCGCTGGGCTTCGGCCTGCTGCACGAGATGACCGGTGGATGGACCGCACCCTTCATGATGCTGTTCGTGTGCCTGGTGATCCTGGGTGTCGGCGCCTACCAGGCATGCCGGCCGCGCATGCTCGAGGACACCTGGAACTGA
- a CDS encoding vitamin K epoxide reductase family protein has protein sequence MATVENRRPSGAVLIVTGALGLLASAMLTIDRIKLLQDPSFRPGCSIDGVLSCGSIMESAQGAVFGFPNPLLGLVAFTVVIVTGVLTAGGVPLPRWYWTGLAVGSAAGLVLLMYLIHASLYDIRALCLWCMLVWTVQPVVTAVATAGALGERATLQVKQGLAALVLVWYIVVITLIATAFWDYWSSKF, from the coding sequence GTGGCCACTGTTGAAAATCGTCGCCCGTCCGGAGCGGTGCTGATCGTCACCGGCGCGCTGGGACTCCTTGCGTCTGCGATGCTGACCATCGACCGGATCAAGCTCCTCCAGGATCCCTCGTTCCGACCGGGATGCAGCATCGACGGTGTGCTGTCGTGCGGGTCGATCATGGAGTCGGCGCAGGGTGCTGTGTTCGGATTCCCCAACCCCCTGCTCGGCCTGGTGGCGTTCACCGTTGTGATCGTGACCGGCGTACTCACCGCTGGTGGTGTGCCGCTCCCCCGGTGGTACTGGACCGGCCTGGCGGTCGGATCGGCGGCGGGCCTGGTGCTCCTGATGTATCTGATCCACGCCAGCCTCTACGACATCAGGGCACTGTGCCTGTGGTGCATGCTGGTGTGGACCGTGCAGCCCGTGGTGACCGCGGTAGCGACCGCCGGCGCGCTCGGCGAGCGGGCCACCCTGCAGGTCAAGCAGGGCTTGGCCGCACTCGTCCTGGTCTGGTACATCGTGGTCATCACGCTGATCGCGACCGCCTTCTGGGACTACTGGAGCAGCAAGTTCTAG
- a CDS encoding ATP-binding cassette domain-containing protein, whose product MSVPAVHIADTHEMIRVHGARENNLKNVSIELPKRRLTVFTGVSGSGKSSLVFGTIAAESQRLINETYSAFVQGFMPTLARPDVDVLDGLTTAIIVGQERIGSDPRSTVGTATDANAMLRILFSRLATPHIGSPQAYSFNVASVSGAGAVKHGKGGREVTERVSFSITGGMCPRCEGRGSVNDIDLTALYDDSKSLDENPFTIPGYSMDGWQGRIYRGSGFFDPAKPIAKYTKRELNDLLYKEPTKIKVEGINLTYEGIIPKIQKSFLSKDVDAMQPHVRAFVERAVAFSVCPECDGTRLSELARSSTINGTSIADCCAMQINELADWIRTVDDPSVAPLLENLQQTLDSFVEIGLGYLSLDRPAGTLSGGEAQRTKMIRHLNSSLTDITYVFDEPTIGLHPHDIARMNDLLLRLRDKGNTVLVVEHKPEAIAIADHVVDLGPRAGTAGGEIVFEGTVEDLRAADTLTGRHLDDRARLKEEVRTPSGHLEVRGATEHNLQDVDVDIPLGVLVVVTGVAGSGKSSLIHGSVSPREGVVTVDQTPIKGSRRSNPATYTGLLDHIRKAFAKVNGVKPGLFSANSEGACPACNGAGVIYTDLGIMAGVSTTCEECEGKRFQASVLDYHFGGKDISEVLALPVAEALEFFGTGEAKIPAAHKILGHLDDVGLGYVGLGQPLTTLSGGERQRLKLATHMGDKGGVLVLDEPTTGLHLADVEQLLALLDRLVDSGKSVIVIEHHQAVMAHGDWIIDIGPGAGHDGGRIVFEGTPADLVAGRTSLTAEHLATYIRD is encoded by the coding sequence ATGTCTGTGCCCGCCGTGCACATCGCCGACACTCACGAGATGATCCGCGTGCACGGTGCGCGCGAGAACAACCTCAAGAATGTGAGCATCGAGCTGCCGAAACGACGGCTCACCGTGTTCACCGGCGTATCCGGGTCCGGCAAGAGCTCGCTGGTGTTCGGGACCATCGCGGCCGAGTCGCAGCGACTGATCAATGAGACCTACAGCGCCTTCGTGCAGGGCTTCATGCCCACCCTTGCGCGACCCGACGTCGACGTCCTCGACGGACTCACCACCGCGATCATCGTCGGTCAAGAACGGATCGGGTCCGACCCGCGGTCGACCGTCGGCACGGCGACCGACGCGAACGCCATGCTCCGGATCTTGTTCAGCCGCTTGGCCACCCCGCATATCGGTTCGCCCCAGGCGTACTCGTTCAACGTCGCCTCGGTCAGCGGTGCCGGCGCGGTCAAACACGGTAAGGGCGGACGCGAAGTCACAGAGCGGGTCAGCTTCAGCATCACCGGCGGCATGTGCCCGCGCTGCGAGGGCCGCGGTTCGGTCAACGACATCGATCTGACGGCGCTCTACGACGACAGCAAGTCACTCGACGAGAATCCGTTCACCATCCCCGGCTACAGCATGGATGGCTGGCAGGGCCGGATCTATCGTGGTAGCGGCTTCTTCGATCCGGCCAAACCGATCGCGAAATACACCAAGCGTGAGCTGAACGACCTGCTCTACAAGGAGCCCACCAAGATCAAGGTGGAGGGGATCAATCTCACCTACGAGGGAATCATCCCCAAGATTCAGAAATCCTTCCTATCGAAGGACGTCGACGCGATGCAGCCGCACGTTCGCGCGTTCGTCGAGCGCGCCGTCGCGTTCAGCGTGTGCCCGGAGTGCGATGGCACCCGGCTCTCGGAACTCGCCCGGTCGTCGACGATCAACGGCACGTCCATCGCCGACTGCTGCGCGATGCAGATCAACGAGCTCGCCGACTGGATCCGCACCGTCGACGATCCGTCCGTTGCTCCTCTGCTGGAGAACCTCCAGCAGACCCTGGACTCGTTCGTCGAGATCGGGCTGGGCTACCTCTCGCTCGACCGGCCCGCAGGCACACTGTCGGGCGGCGAGGCGCAGCGCACCAAGATGATCCGGCACCTGAACAGCTCGCTCACCGACATCACCTACGTGTTCGACGAGCCCACGATCGGCCTGCACCCGCACGACATCGCCCGGATGAACGATCTGCTGTTGCGGCTGCGCGACAAGGGCAACACCGTGCTCGTCGTCGAACACAAGCCAGAGGCGATCGCGATCGCCGACCACGTCGTCGACCTCGGGCCCCGGGCCGGTACCGCGGGCGGAGAGATCGTCTTCGAAGGCACCGTCGAAGACCTACGGGCGGCGGACACTCTCACCGGGCGTCACCTCGACGATCGGGCTCGACTGAAGGAAGAGGTTCGCACTCCGTCGGGTCACCTCGAAGTACGGGGCGCGACCGAGCACAACCTCCAGGACGTCGACGTCGATATCCCCCTCGGTGTGCTCGTCGTGGTCACCGGTGTCGCAGGTTCCGGGAAGAGTTCGCTGATCCACGGCTCCGTGAGCCCGCGCGAGGGCGTCGTCACCGTCGACCAGACCCCGATCAAGGGCAGCCGGCGTAGCAATCCCGCGACCTACACCGGCCTGCTCGATCACATCCGCAAGGCCTTCGCCAAAGTCAATGGCGTCAAACCGGGCCTGTTCAGCGCCAATTCCGAGGGAGCCTGCCCCGCGTGCAACGGCGCCGGCGTCATCTACACCGACCTCGGCATCATGGCGGGCGTCTCCACCACCTGTGAAGAGTGCGAGGGCAAACGGTTCCAAGCATCGGTTCTCGACTACCACTTCGGCGGTAAGGACATCAGCGAAGTGCTTGCACTACCGGTCGCCGAGGCGCTCGAGTTCTTCGGTACGGGTGAGGCGAAGATCCCCGCCGCCCACAAGATCCTCGGCCACCTCGACGACGTGGGCCTGGGCTACGTCGGGCTGGGGCAACCGCTGACCACTCTCTCGGGCGGCGAGCGTCAGCGACTCAAGCTCGCCACGCACATGGGTGACAAGGGCGGCGTCCTGGTGCTCGACGAGCCCACCACCGGTCTGCACCTCGCCGATGTGGAGCAACTACTCGCGTTGCTGGACCGACTGGTCGATTCCGGCAAGTCGGTGATCGTGATCGAGCACCACCAGGCGGTGATGGCCCACGGCGACTGGATCATCGATATCGGACCCGGAGCCGGCCACGATGGCGGCCGGATCGTGTTCGAGGGCACCCCCGCCGATCTGGTCGCGGGACGAACGTCCCTGACCGCAGAGCACCTGGCCACCTACATCCGGGACTGA
- a CDS encoding TetR/AcrR family transcriptional regulator translates to MLEATIAQLGERGLDGLSIAEVASHAGVAETTVYRRWPTRTALVADAVSDLAASGNPAPDLGDVRTDLTRVAEQIAGLLSMPGIPGLIGTVLAMAADPHVAASRQEFFDARIGMIAPVVRRAIARGELDSGVDERDVIETLAAPLYFCVVVGGELDDAAVRRSVDRCLRVHASP, encoded by the coding sequence GTGCTGGAGGCAACGATCGCCCAGCTCGGGGAACGCGGCCTCGACGGACTCTCAATCGCCGAGGTCGCCAGTCACGCAGGGGTGGCCGAGACGACCGTCTATCGCCGCTGGCCAACGCGCACCGCGCTCGTGGCGGACGCCGTCTCCGACCTGGCTGCGAGCGGGAATCCGGCCCCTGATCTCGGCGACGTCCGCACCGACCTCACTCGAGTTGCTGAGCAGATTGCGGGGCTCCTCTCCATGCCGGGCATCCCCGGGCTGATCGGCACCGTGCTCGCGATGGCGGCCGATCCGCACGTCGCCGCGTCGCGGCAGGAATTCTTCGATGCGCGAATCGGCATGATTGCCCCCGTCGTCCGTAGGGCGATCGCACGCGGTGAACTGGATTCCGGTGTGGACGAACGCGACGTGATCGAGACATTGGCAGCGCCGTTGTACTTCTGCGTGGTCGTCGGTGGTGAGTTGGACGACGCGGCTGTGCGGCGGAGTGTGGACCGATGTCTACGTGTGCACGCCTCGCCCTGA